AATCCAATTCTTCGGCTTGCATAGCAAAGATAACGGCCAATACCACCGGAATCAGAATGAATAGTTGCGAGAGAATCAGCTGAATCCAGTGATTGCGGATTCTATTCAAGGGCCAAATCAATAACAGCAACCAGGCGAGAGGGCTCAGAGCAACCAATAGGAAGCTCTTGAGCTCGACCTCGCTGTAGGTTTCATAATGTGCCGCCAGAAGCAAACCGGGAAGCAGTACTGCCATCGCTGGGGCGATACCCCCACAGTCGATATCGGCGAACATCGCTAAGCAAGCAATTCCAAAAAGCGAAACGGCCAGAACGGTTGCAATGTCAGAAAATAGGCCGCTGTGTGCGTAGAGCAGAATAATCGAAGCTCCACCGAAGGTCATGGAGAGTCCCAGAGGGATTGAAAACCCGTTTACTCGGGAGCAAACACGCTCTAATGTCAACCATTCCAGGACGACCGTCACGGCAAAGACTTCAAGGACCCATTGATGATTTTCCTGGTATTCTGCCGGAACCAGGAACCAGCTTGCAATCGTTGCCAGAACTACTTTGAAGAGTAGTAGCACATCGAATCGTAACTTCACCGTTCGTAAAGCCGTCCCAAGTAACGTCATCCCTAAAGCTATCCAAAGCAGATAGTGCCAGGTGGCTTTTTCCGGCTTCAGCGGAATCAATCCGCGAAAGGCGTTCCCTGCGATCAATCCGGCCATCAAGGCGTAACCCGTCGCCAGCAAAGAGTTTTTACGTCCCGAAAGCCAGAGAGAATGTCCGAGAATGGCGGTAGTCGCGATGAAAGTGGGAAGAATTTCTTCTCGAAAGGCTTCCAGGACCAGATGACGAGGGGGAAGGGGTGGCAACATGATGTTTCCCCAAAAAATAAGCCGACGATGTAATCGTCGGCCGGTATCTGAAGATTAATTACTTCTTCGCTTTTACGTCCAGAGTCAGACTGACTTCATCTTCGATGATTCCCTTGCCGTACGCCATGCCGAAATCCAGTTTGTTGATTTTGAACTCGCTCTTGAGAGTGAGGTTGTCATCGGCCACCGTGACTTTCGCCGGAATCACAATGCTTTTGGTTTTGCCATTGAGAGTGAGGTCGCCAGTAATGTTGTAGCCAGCCGTCGTCGGTTCAATCTTCGTCGATACGAATTTTGATTTCGGGTTGTTTTTCACGCCGAAGAAATCCGGAGCCTTGAGGTGATTGGTCAATTTTTCATTGTCCGACCAGGTCGAGTCCATATCGATTTCAACCGTAATCTTGCCCTTTACAATATCCTTGCCTTCCACTTCGATCGACCCAATCAAAGTCTTGAAACCGCCTTCATGCTTGCCGTCTTTTTTCGTTCCGACGAACTTGATTTCGGTATTTTTCCCGCTGAGTTCAAACTTGGTGTCCGCCGCGGAAACCTGAAAGGCACCGATGGCCGCCAGCAGAACCAGCCCGAAAAGATTACGAATCATATGTCCTCCTTAGAAATGGGATTGAGCCTTTCACCTGTTAATTCCGAAACTGTTGGTGATGGCTCAATACATGTCTCATATATAACCGAACTGGCCTCTTCTTACACGAAAATTGAATGAAATTTTATTGCGGGCTCAGATCGTCAGGTTGCTCAATTGCCGGAGCCCTCTCCGAGGGTTGCAATTTCCGTTTTTTCCAAATTTCGCTGGACAGAAAGCCGTTTTGCCAGCTTCGAGCCTTGAGGAGAACCAATCCATGGGAGGCCAACAAGGGATCGAAATTCACTAACTCTTTCGTTTGCAAACGGGTCGAGAGCCTGAAACAGAAGTACATCATGCGGAGTCGCCATCGAGCTCTGCGCGCCGCAGCTGAGATCGAAGGAATTCGAAAATCGCCCACGACCCATAAACCGCCTGGGATAAGGGCAGAGCTCAGAAGTGCTATGACTGGCTGCAATTCCTTTTCGTCGAAACAATCGAGAAGAAAGTTGGTGATTACCAGATCGAAAGTCCCTTCGGGCACTAAGAGTTTTCTGATGTCTCCCGTTTGAAATTGCACTCGTTTGCCATCGATCCCGGCGGCCTCCATTCTCCTTTTCGCCAACTCGCGCATCTTCCGGCTGAAATCAATACTCTTGACTACAGCCAGGGGATTTGCACGCAAAAATTCCCGAAGGAAACGCCCGTCTCCTTCGCCGATAATCAGCACTCTCTTTGCGTCTTTTAGTGAATCGAGCCAGCCGATTCGACACTTCTGCAGAGAATCGCCGAAGACGATCTTCTCGATCCAGTGGTAATGCGGAGCCAGCAGATCGAAACTCAAAGCAGACACCGAACAAAAAGAGGCGACAGTAATGACACATCGGCTAACACCCGAAGAACGCGAAGACTCAGCCGACTATGGAAAAGATGTAATATCCCCAGACAAGCGTAGGAAAGCAGGAAACACCCACCGAACGGCGCGGGACTGAACACTGCCGAAAGTGCCACCGGTATGAAGGCGAGTGCCAGGGAGATTCTCGCCATTTTTCGCTCGGAGTTTTCCCAAAGTGTAATCATCAGACAATTGACGAAGCAAACCGAGCCAAATCCGACGACTGCGGCAGTGGACTCCGGAAAAGGAATATTCTCTTCGGCAATCAATGATACGCTTACCCCCGCGGCGAAGAGTAGGGCCACGCTCAATTCCTTGACCGCCGTTTTACTCAACATTCTGCTGCCGTGCACTGCGACAAAATAAAGTGCCACGAGCAAGCCTAGTATACCGCCGCTCAGTCGGGTTCGTTCGGGAAGCCAGAGGCTCAAAAAGGCCCCCATTGTTAACGACAACAGAGCTCCGCAAAGAAAAGCTTTCGAGTATCGGGCTGCGAACTTGTGCCTATCCTGCCAGACGGTGCGGGAATGCTTCCGAGTGTCGAGCCAGTGATCGGCCAGGTATATTCCCCAGACGATTAATCCTAGAACAATCGATTCGAGGGCCGGTAACGGAACATGGAAAATGTAACAGAAAAAGGACTGCCAGATCACCGCAATAATCGGGGCATCCAAACTCAGAAGGTGAGGCCAGATCCACCAGGGCCACTCAGGCAATTCCGAAGACATTGAATGCCAACTACTTGATGACTTATTTGGATCGCAAAATCTTGTTCATATTCTGCTTATAAGCTTCGACACCCGGTTGGCCATAAGGATTAATATTCATCAACCGCCCCTCAATGACCGTTGCCAGCATCAGCATCTGCATCAGTTGCCCCAAAGCATGCTCGTTAATAGCAGGCAAGGTAATATCCGAAGAAGGTCGGGCAGAGTCCGCATATGCCTGCATAGTGCCCTTATAAGCGGCATCCAGAACATCGGGCATTGTTTTGCGGGAAATCCCGTTTAAATCATCCTGATTATTGTCGGCCATGCCGATCTGCATCGGGACGTGGCGAACCGCGCGGATCAGAATATTGTTGATAACTTTATCCCGCGAGCCTTCCTGATGTTGTTGGCCGCGCGAGTGCAAATCTCGCGGCTGCACTACCGTCAACGGCGTGGCTCCGCGGCCCCGTTTGCCCAACGATTCAGAAAGCAGTTGATCGTACCACAAACCCACCGCTTCGAGCTTCTTTGTCCAGACGGAGAGAACTCGCACGTTCTTGCCTTTCTCCTCCGTCATCAGGTAGTTCACGGCGGCATATTGCAACACGGGATTACGTTCGAAGGGCTCTTCCAGGAATCGCTTGGTCATTGAGGCCGCACCGATCAGAAGGGCTCGGACGTCCAGACCCATCACGGCCGCGGGCAGCAGTCCGGCGGCTGTGAAAATGCTGAACCGGCCTCCCACATTTTCGGGAATCGTAAGGATCTGATCGTCCGCAAAGCCTTCGGCTTTGAGTAATTCGCGGAATTTACCGGTAGATCCTGTGATGGGGACGATGAATTTACGAATCTTATCCAGACTGTTGCCATAGTAGCGATTCAGTTCGTTTCGAATGATCCTGTAGGCCGTCGCCGTCTCCAGCGTTCCTCCTGATTTCGAGATCACAATCGTGCCCCAGCGTTCTTCGCGCAATTCCGGATCGACGCAAGTGTTCTCCAGAAGTTCGATTAAGTCCTGCAGGGAATCGTTGTCGACGGTATGGCCTTCAAAATAGATCCGAGGCTTGCCTAACCGCATCCGGGGCGGCAATTCGTTATGCTGGCCATGACAGAGCGAGTCGAACAACGCCCTCGCACCGAGGTAGGATCCTCCGATTCCCAGGAGGACTACGCGATCCACGTTGTCTCGAAGTCGGGACGCCACGGCCAGTATGCGACTCAGTTCGCTGCTATCGCCGCGCGTGCGAAATTGTTCGAGGAGTAAGCCCGGGTAATCGATGAACCCGGAATCGAGAGGCTTGAGATGGGGCGGCGGATTCCGGATCTCCCGCTCGCCGGCCACTCGCGAGCGAATCGCTTGAAGTTGAGGTTTGAGAGCCTCCAGCCTCTCCGGAGTCAGGAAGTTGTTGGTCTGCAACTCTCCGAGCGGAGTCCAGCTCTCCGACGTGGGGATAAGCATACCTTGATAGTTAAAGTCGATTGCTTCATCCGGGAGCTGCATTCAGAACGATCCGGGCGACAGGGTGCCCGCTAGACGCGGATTTCATATACGTTTGAGAATACGATATCTGATCTTTTTAGAGAGTAAACTCCCCCGATGAACATTCACGAATTGATTGGCGAACTCCGCGAAGACAATAAGAGCAAGATTGTCCTGCTGGTGGCCGATGGTTTAGGCGGCCTACCGCTTACCCCTGGCGGAAAAACGGAACTGGAGACCGCCCGGACGCCGAACCTCGATAAAGCGGCCGCAGAAGGGGTTACGGGATTGAGCATACCGGTGCTCCCCGGAATTACCCCCGGTAGCGGACCGGGCCATCTTGGTCTTTTTGGTTACGATCCGCTGCAATATCGGATCGGCCGGGGTATTCTCGAAGCGCTCGGCATTAATTTTCACGTCACGGACAAGGACGTCGCGGTCCGCGGAAACTTTTGCACTCTGGACGCCAGCGGCAAAATTTCCGATCGCCGGGCGGGTCGGCCGACTACCGAGCGTTGCGTGGCCATGGTCGAAAAAATGCGATCGGTAAAAATTCCGGGCGTGGAAATTTTCGTCGAGCCCGTGAAAGAGCATCGTTTTGTCGTCGTTTTCCGAGGGGAAAATCTGGGTGATGCCGTAAACGATACCGATCCTCAAGCGATTGGCGTTGCACCCCTACTGGCGCACGGAAAGGACGAAGCTTCTAAAAAGACCGCCGAGTTCGTCAACCAGTTCGTTACGGCAGTCGGGAAAGTCCTGGCAAGCGATGTACCGACCAACGGTGTGACTCTGCGAGGATTCGCCCGTTATCCCAAAATCGGAACCATGCAGGAAATATACGGGTTGAAGAGTGCGGCCATTGCAGTCTACCCGATGTACAAGGGGCTGGCTCGCCTGGTCGGAATGGATATTCTGGATGCGGGTAGCACTCTGAATGATCAGATCACCACCCTGAAGAAAGTATGGAACGATTACAGCTTCTTCTTCCTGCACTACAAGTATACCGACAGCACCGGAGAAGACGGGAATTTCCCGGCCAAAGTGGATATGATCGAAAAGTTGGATGCGGCGGTCCCCGGAATTCTCGAGTTGAATCCGGATGTCTTCATCGTGACGGGGGACCACAGCACTCCCAGCAAACTGAAGAGCCATAGCTGGCATCCGGTGCCGACGCTGATTCGAGCCGCATCAGCGAGAACCGATGCAGTGACTCGCTTTAGCGAAAGCACTTGCCTGCAAGGAGGTTTGGGTCAGTTTCAGGCCATGCACTTGATGCTCATGGCCATGGCTCATGCCGGGCGACTAGGCAAATACGGGGCTTAAGTCCACTGCGACCCGGAAACCTCCGGGTCGCATCTTCGCTACTAGAAGAACAGTCTTCGCACATCCAGGAACAGCACGAACGCCATTAAAGACAGGATGAGTATCAATCCTGCGTAGAGTGTGAGTTCCAGCACCTTTTCGTTGGCCGGTTTGCCGCGCAGCTTCTCGTAAATCAAAAAGACCATGTGCCCGCCATCCAGCACAGGGATCGGCAGGAAGTTCACAACAGCCAGATTCACATTGATCAAGCCGATGAAAAGTATGAACTGCCAGATATCTTCGCCGGCGATATCGTACGAGAAGGAGGCGATGGTCAGTGGCCCGCTCATGGTCATGGCGGAAATTCGGCCGAACAGCATCGCATAGAGATTCTGGTAAATCACCCGAATCATGCGCAACGTTCTGTGGCCCGCTTTCTGGAATGCTTCTCCGATGTTTTCCGCTTTGTTAATGGCCAATTCGGATTCGAAAAGGAAGCCTCGGTCCACTCGCGGCCAGGTTTTATCTTCTACCGCCGTGAAAGCGACGATGGTCGGTTCGGCGTTGCCGCGTTGGATCTTCAGTTCAAAATTATGCGTCGGCAGCGATTGCATGGCTTCGAAGAAATAGCCCCACTGATTGGCGGCAATCGGCAACCAACTCTCCAATTTTTTGTCTTCCTTGTTTTCGTACTTCGGCTTGATCTCCTTGATCACATCGCCCGCTTTGATTCCGGCCTGATCGGCCGGTGAGTTTGGTTCCACGGCTTCCACGATCGGCTCGATCGTATAGCAAAGTCCGAGCGCGGGAATGGATAAAGGGGATTTGGCATTTAACATCAATTCCCGATAGTACTGGGCATTTCTATCCCATTTCAGCTCGAATTGAATCTGGGTCGGGGCATGCTCCACCGAACGAAGAACCGTCATCAGAAGTTTATCTGACTTGGGATTGCGAATCGCCCAGGCGTCGAGATCCTCGGGCAAGCGAGATGGATCGAGAGCTTTGATCCCCGCCACTTTGGGGTCGAAATTGCTGGTGATAATCGTGTAGGATCCATCTGACTCCGGCAGCTTCAGTTCGACGATCTTATCCCCCGAGTCGGCAGCGCCGGGGGTCAGTTCCTTCAATCCTTTTGCTTCCTTATTTGCCTGCACCGGGGTAGCTTCCGCGGCGGCTGAATTGTTTCGAATCCCG
The genomic region above belongs to Telmatocola sphagniphila and contains:
- a CDS encoding 2,3-bisphosphoglycerate-independent phosphoglycerate mutase → MNIHELIGELREDNKSKIVLLVADGLGGLPLTPGGKTELETARTPNLDKAAAEGVTGLSIPVLPGITPGSGPGHLGLFGYDPLQYRIGRGILEALGINFHVTDKDVAVRGNFCTLDASGKISDRRAGRPTTERCVAMVEKMRSVKIPGVEIFVEPVKEHRFVVVFRGENLGDAVNDTDPQAIGVAPLLAHGKDEASKKTAEFVNQFVTAVGKVLASDVPTNGVTLRGFARYPKIGTMQEIYGLKSAAIAVYPMYKGLARLVGMDILDAGSTLNDQITTLKKVWNDYSFFFLHYKYTDSTGEDGNFPAKVDMIEKLDAAVPGILELNPDVFIVTGDHSTPSKLKSHSWHPVPTLIRAASARTDAVTRFSESTCLQGGLGQFQAMHLMLMAMAHAGRLGKYGA
- a CDS encoding YceI family protein — protein: MIRNLFGLVLLAAIGAFQVSAADTKFELSGKNTEIKFVGTKKDGKHEGGFKTLIGSIEVEGKDIVKGKITVEIDMDSTWSDNEKLTNHLKAPDFFGVKNNPKSKFVSTKIEPTTAGYNITGDLTLNGKTKSIVIPAKVTVADDNLTLKSEFKINKLDFGMAYGKGIIEDEVSLTLDVKAKK
- a CDS encoding class I SAM-dependent methyltransferase, with translation MSFDLLAPHYHWIEKIVFGDSLQKCRIGWLDSLKDAKRVLIIGEGDGRFLREFLRANPLAVVKSIDFSRKMRELAKRRMEAAGIDGKRVQFQTGDIRKLLVPEGTFDLVITNFLLDCFDEKELQPVIALLSSALIPGGLWVVGDFRIPSISAAARRARWRLRMMYFCFRLSTRLQTKELVNFDPLLASHGLVLLKARSWQNGFLSSEIWKKRKLQPSERAPAIEQPDDLSPQ
- a CDS encoding site-2 protease family protein, whose amino-acid sequence is MSDTVKQPDNPENDAKAAEPSKLGRAMPFLFVIAIFAFIIYKQLSIPDVGKVAIGLGLVIFIHELGHFLAAKLCGVRVETFSIGFGEPIPGCRFRYGETLYKIGWIPLGGYVKMLGEGDNVDSEDAEEDPRSFKNKSVGSRMIIISSGVVMNLLLALVCFLIAYSNGVKERAPIIGAVEAGSPAWRSNIHSDMRIRSIGNLTSPMFDDIKPIIMSTRKGEIVPFKLESPDGTLTEVNLEPIRSDEPPYPVIGVTPGNSLSLFKSHRASTKPVREMSAAANAQPAFEQGDQFIEIEDAAGKAIDLTSTPEELANYQNKFQTFYNQLQSQRGSELKVKVLRSNGEKVSITVPPQYTQTFGVRMQIGRISGIRNNSAAAEATPVQANKEAKGLKELTPGAADSGDKIVELKLPESDGSYTIITSNFDPKVAGIKALDPSRLPEDLDAWAIRNPKSDKLLMTVLRSVEHAPTQIQFELKWDRNAQYYRELMLNAKSPLSIPALGLCYTIEPIVEAVEPNSPADQAGIKAGDVIKEIKPKYENKEDKKLESWLPIAANQWGYFFEAMQSLPTHNFELKIQRGNAEPTIVAFTAVEDKTWPRVDRGFLFESELAINKAENIGEAFQKAGHRTLRMIRVIYQNLYAMLFGRISAMTMSGPLTIASFSYDIAGEDIWQFILFIGLINVNLAVVNFLPIPVLDGGHMVFLIYEKLRGKPANEKVLELTLYAGLILILSLMAFVLFLDVRRLFF
- a CDS encoding glucose-6-phosphate isomerase; amino-acid sequence: MQLPDEAIDFNYQGMLIPTSESWTPLGELQTNNFLTPERLEALKPQLQAIRSRVAGEREIRNPPPHLKPLDSGFIDYPGLLLEQFRTRGDSSELSRILAVASRLRDNVDRVVLLGIGGSYLGARALFDSLCHGQHNELPPRMRLGKPRIYFEGHTVDNDSLQDLIELLENTCVDPELREERWGTIVISKSGGTLETATAYRIIRNELNRYYGNSLDKIRKFIVPITGSTGKFRELLKAEGFADDQILTIPENVGGRFSIFTAAGLLPAAVMGLDVRALLIGAASMTKRFLEEPFERNPVLQYAAVNYLMTEEKGKNVRVLSVWTKKLEAVGLWYDQLLSESLGKRGRGATPLTVVQPRDLHSRGQQHQEGSRDKVINNILIRAVRHVPMQIGMADNNQDDLNGISRKTMPDVLDAAYKGTMQAYADSARPSSDITLPAINEHALGQLMQMLMLATVIEGRLMNINPYGQPGVEAYKQNMNKILRSK